A window of Lagopus muta isolate bLagMut1 chromosome 14, bLagMut1 primary, whole genome shotgun sequence contains these coding sequences:
- the PURA gene encoding transcriptional activator protein Pur-alpha, translated as MADRDSGSEQGGGGGGGGGGGGGAAGAGGPGSGGGGGGPGGGLQHETQELASKRVDIQNKRFYLDVKQNAKGRFLKIAEVGAGGNKSRLTLSMSVAVEFRDYLGDFIEHYAQLGPSQPPELAQAADEPRRALKSEFLVRENRKYYMDLKENQRGRFLRVRQTVNRGPGLGAAQGQTIALPAQGLIEFRDALAKLIDDYGVEEEPAELPEGTSLTVDNKRFFFDVGSNKYGVFMRVSEVKPTYRNSITVPYKVWAKFGHTFCKYSDEMKKIQEKQRDKRAAAAAPAGSGAGPEPPPEAEGSAAAAAAAAAAAAAAAAGPPGALLQADEPEED; from the coding sequence ATGGCGGACAGAGACAGCGGCAGCGAgcagggcggcggcggcggcggcggcggcggcggcggcgggggcgcGGCGGGCGCCGGGGGGCCGGGctcgggcggcggcggcggcgggccgggcggcgggcTGCAGCACGAGACGCAGGAGCTGGCCTCCAAGCGGGTGGACATCCAGAACAAGCGCTTCTACCTGGACGTGAAGCAGAACGCCAAGGGCCGCTTCCTGAAGATCGCCGAGGTGGGCGCCGGCGGCAACAAGAGCCGCCTAACGCTCTCCATGTCGGTGGCGGTGGAGTTCCGCGACTACCTGGGCGACTTCATCGAGCACTACGCGCAGCTGGGGCCCAGCCAGCCCCCCGAGTTGGCGCAGGCGGCCGACGAGCCGCGCCGGGCGCTCAAGAGCGAGTTCCTGGTGCGGGAGAACCGCAAGTACTACATGGATCTGAAGGAGAACCAGCGCGGGCGCTTCCTGCGCGTCCGCCAGACCGTCAACCGCGGCCCGGGGCTGGGCGCCGCGCAGGGCCAGACCATCGCGCTGCCGGCGCAGGGCCTGATCGAGTTCCGCGACGCGCTGGCCAAGCTCATCGACGACTACGGCGTGGAGGAGGAGCCGGCCGAGCTGCCCGAGGGCACCTCCTTGACTGTGGACAACAAGCGCTTCTTCTTCGACGTGGGCTCCAACAAGTACGGCGTCTTCATGCGGGTGAGCGAGGTGAAGCCCACCTACCGCAACTCCATCACCGTCCCCTACAAGGTCTGGGCCAAGTTCGGCCACACCTTCTGCAAGTACTCGGACGAGATGAAGAAGATCCAGGAGAAGCAGCGGGACAagcgcgccgccgccgccgcccccgcgGGCTCCGGGGCCGGGCCCGAGCCGCCGCCCGAGGCCGAGGGCagcgcggccgccgccgccgccgccgccgccgccgccgccgccgccgccgccgggccgccCGGCGCCCTGCTGCAGGCCGACGAGCCCGAGGAGGACTGA